From the Aquarana catesbeiana isolate 2022-GZ linkage group LG10, ASM4218655v1, whole genome shotgun sequence genome, the window TGTAAAAATAAGGTGAAGTTTGTTAAATGTGTATGTGTTAAGGATGAGCCTGAAATACATCTCAccgctgtggaactacaagtctcagcatgcccTGCAAACTTGTCTCTGTGGTGATCtgcatattaaccccttcacctcctttATCCTGTACATTAACACCTTAATTTTCATCTTCACACTGTATATGAcctacacattaaccccttcactttcTCCTCCCTCTATGTATGACTTGTACATTCATGATACCCTTTATCTAGTGCACAATCATTAAGCTCCGTGTTTTAACCCCCTCATCACCAGCATGTATTTTCATTTCAATTGCAATTACTTTAGGGTGTTTACTTTCCCAAAAGACATCATTTGGCATATTTTTATATaagagaaacttaaaaaaaaaaagtttttttttaaaatgttgaccTTTTTTACCTATacagttaaaaaattaaaaacttgaagCATATTTAATATCACCAAATAGTGCTTTATgtttctcaaaaaaataaatatataaatataaatatctattttttttttggtacagtgctgcatgaccaagtaattgtcagtcaaactatcacagcactgaaaactggccTGGTAATGAATGGGGGATATACAGACTGGTACacaagttaaagtggaactccatacaaaatgtttttgttttttttttgttatggggaAGAGTTGGAAAGTCTGTCAGGTTTTTAATAGTGTGTGTGTTCTCTCACTTACTATCCCTATGACAGACATTCCtggagaagaaaaagagaagaattttttttttttgcaatatagtcAAATGAGGCAACAAAACCTTACAGATTTTCcccattatggaaaaaaaaaagaaaagaaaagagatatggctgaagttccactttaatatttatCATTTGTATTCATAGTCAGTACTATCCTCCTCTAGTCAGGACCATTTCCCTAACACCTCATCTCATATCCCATCATACAGTTTCATACAAATCAAAACAGACAATATCATTAGCatctaaacatttatttaaaaaataatatgttACAAAACAAAAGAAGAGATTGTATAAAACAAATAACAAGACCAAAATAAGAGTTAATTATAAAAGTTACATCTCAGGGTGGGAATAGATAGTAATACAATAGAATAAAAGCTCACACTTCATAAATGTCTATTTTTCACTAAAAATCAAATGACTGTCTATACCTCATATGAGACCATATGTATACCAATTCATTGGCTCATAGCCTATCACTGGAAATCTCCCTCAATACCgataaatcaattaaaaacaagAATTAGTTTCATTAACCAGATGGAAAAAATCTTTCACGTATTATAAAACTCGGtacaattttataataaaaaatgggaCTCTTGGTTCTCACTTGGAGATGTATTGTTCAGAAATGCAAACAAATGAATAGAGATATTAGTTCAAATTGATATttctatgtttgtttattttttaatcattcatatctatctatatctatattcttTACACTATTTTACAAAACCCTTGATAGATTGtatcaatatattttctacttGCCTATTTTTCAATAATTATATAACTGAATAACCTTTATATGTTAATTTTACTGTAATTGAAACCTCTTATTGTACCACAAATTAAcctcaataaaaaaattttgtaaacaaaaaaagaatagaatagaataagatcGAAAAATGTGATCTATGATGAAGCCAAATCTCAGTCCCATCATGTCATCAGGATGAATTCTGGGGGAGGTCTTGCTCCCGCTGTCCCCGGTGGTTCTGGTTCTCTGGGTTGGACTCCTGACCTTCCCCTGGGCTCTGCTCCATGGTGATGGTGATGGATCTCCCTTGGGCAGCGGGCAGTGCCAGGCGAGGTGCCCAGAAGTGGAGCCGCCCGTCCTTGGACATGGAGCACAGCACGTCCTCGGGATTCACGTCTTCCGGGAGCTCGGCTTCTCTGCGCCACTCTCTGTATTCCTGGAAGAAGCCGCCATTCTCCGTCTCCCTTTTCTTGTCGGATTTTCCCGCCACGATCAGTCTCCTTCCTTCCGTCCTCACTGTCAGTTCTTCTGGAGAAAACGGACTCACGTCCAGGGAGAGCTCAAAGTTCTCCTTCCCGTCTTTGCCCTCGGTGGGGGATTTGTCTTGGGGGGTGGTGGGGTGTCCGCTCTGAGCCCCCCTCACCCTCCTCATGTCCGGGTCATTGGCCAGGAGATGGTAAGCCTGGTGGAGGCGCTGCATTCTCCTCTCCATGTCGCTGCTCACGCTCAGCATGTCGTCTTCCAGCTGGCGGAGGATGAGGTGTGTGGCGGTCCAGTGGGGGAGCTCGGGCTGGCGGTAGACATACACAGGACTGTGCGAGgactggaggaggctgagagggaaCATGTCGCTCTGCTGCTGCTTTTCCTGGAGCTTCTTGTCACAGTTCAGCTGGAGGCCGTCTGCCTGTGTGTCAGCGTCTGCTCTCTGCTGCTCGCTCTACTGCAACCTCTCCCAGCCCGACTCCTTTTATACTGCCTGAGCCACTTCTGGACCCCTCCATGTTCTCTCCGTATATGGAGCCAGGGGGAGGGGCCTGGGGGACACATCATGAATAATACGAGGCGGGGCCAGGAACTTCTGAGTGACGGctggaactctgtactctgtgctgGAGATTGCTGGAGAATTCtgagataggaggaggagggggaggggccaaccTAAACCTGGAGGATTACAACACTAGTGGGCGGGAGCAAGGTGACAGCTGGAGATTGCCAGAGAAATCTTTATACTACGTAGATCTTCTCTCTATTCATCTGTACTTTATGGTTTTCTTATATCATCCCAGTCTCCTCTGTAGTCGTTTCTGGAATACACACTCAGCCAAACACTATATAACTACCATTTAAAAATGTAGTTTAACTTTGTTGCTTTTGCATTCATGTTTTATTAAAAGTGTATCTGAatcaaaaaacgaaacagtaacatattgcagtttaccaattaatGTGGATGGAGAAAttgtttcctttcttttttttatttaacccgcTGGTTCAACAAAATAAaggaataatgtatggccagctttatagtgTACATACTGTTAGTTGGAGTGCATCTGTTTTCATTCGATCGTGGACAGTGAGAGTGAACAATAGTGCCTGAGAGTTGCAGATGAGCATAGGATCAGCCAAATTATTTTTACAATTACACTTTAAAAcagagttacacccaaaagtggaactttcgcttttaaggactcctgaccccctgtcgtgccacatttggcatgtcatttttttgttggggggggggtacaTAGTTTTGACAGCTCCCACTTCCGTTCATGCCACCTAGGCGACTCAAATGGAAATTCtcctctcaccctccctccctgcaatgttctggaacatgtcacaggtcccagaagactgtctGGCCATTCAGGACGCACAGCacaactcacgcatgcacagtgcgcactGGCTGtgacagccgggtgcccacactagtgatgccagcGCCGGGGAGAAGCTGGGGAGAAAACCAAGGCTTTGGGCGGCCGCATTGCTGGGACAGGTGagtatgtgtttattaaaagtaacTTTTTGgcgctgctgacgtttaataaacacagaaacgtcTGGAAATCCGCTTTTACCACTTGTCTactcaggtaatttttttttattttctgcacacaccaaaatctgcattttttggttAAGATTTACCATAAAGaagtatatattttctaaaaacagaaaccctggagaataaaacagtGGGCGTTGCAATTTTTATatgacacaatatttgtgcagttaccgtatttatcggcgtataacacgcacattaattttaagaaggaagtttcaggaaaaaaaaaaaaaacgtacattttaaataagaatctctga encodes:
- the LOC141110113 gene encoding heat shock protein 30C-like, whose product is MFPLSLLQSSHSPVYVYRQPELPHWTATHLILRQLEDDMLSVSSDMERRMQRLHQAYHLLANDPDMRRVRGAQSGHPTTPQDKSPTEGKDGKENFELSLDVSPFSPEELTVRTEGRRLIVAGKSDKKRETENGGFFQEYREWRREAELPEDVNPEDVLCSMSKDGRLHFWAPRLALPAAQGRSITITMEQSPGEGQESNPENQNHRGQREQDLPQNSS